Proteins from one Deinococcus planocerae genomic window:
- a CDS encoding general stress protein has product MTQPDPRSALIPDQSARVNVATYPTYLEAQRAVDYLSDQRFPVERTAIVGEGLRTIEQVTGRLDWGRAASLGFGQGLFIGLFIGLLFGLLGLGGGNLLYAVAYGMVLGAITGLIWGLIGYAVTGGRRDFTSVGGMRAERYVILADAEVAERARTLLGGLPSS; this is encoded by the coding sequence GTGACCCAACCTGACCCCCGCTCGGCCCTGATTCCCGACCAGAGTGCGCGCGTGAACGTGGCGACCTACCCCACCTACCTCGAAGCGCAGCGGGCCGTCGACTACCTCAGCGACCAGCGGTTTCCGGTCGAGCGCACCGCCATCGTGGGCGAGGGCCTGAGGACCATCGAGCAGGTCACGGGCCGCCTCGACTGGGGCCGCGCGGCGAGCCTGGGCTTCGGGCAGGGGCTCTTTATCGGCCTCTTCATCGGCCTGCTCTTCGGGCTGCTGGGGCTGGGCGGCGGGAACTTGCTGTACGCGGTCGCCTACGGCATGGTGCTGGGCGCGATCACCGGGTTGATCTGGGGCCTGATCGGCTACGCCGTCACGGGCGGGCGGCGCGACTTCACCTCGGTGGGCGGAATGCGCGCCGAGCGCTACGTCATCCTCGCCGACGCCGAGGTTGCCGAGCGGGCGCGCACTCTGCTGGGCGGCCTGCCTTCTTCCTGA
- a CDS encoding acyl-CoA carboxylase subunit beta, with amino-acid sequence MTQPGLELQELIAAMEQRRARVESGGGPERQKKQREGGKLTARERIERLLDPGSFLELSTFVEHGHNRLMAGVEAPGEGVVTGRGTVDGRQVFVFSQDFTVLGGSLGKMNASKVTKVMDLAAKTGCPVIGLNDSAGARIQEGVDSLSGYGEIFYRNAIYSGAVPQISAILGPCAGGAVYSPALTDFILMSRGSSYMFITGPEVIKSVTREDVTFDQLGGADVHTRRSGVAHLEYDGDEAVIDGIRELLSYLPQNAREQPPVRECHDPVDRRTDRLLDLVTPDQRKPYAMHDVIHELVDDGTFLEIQPGWARNILCGFARLNGQSVGIVANNPKVMAGTLNIDASDKAARFIRTCDCYNVPILTLVDVTGFLPGVAQEHAGIIRHGAKMLYAYAEATVPKITLITRKSYGGAYLAMNSRDMGADVVYAWPTAAVAVMGAEGAANIVYRRDIQNSENPEATRAEKIAQYKETFDNPYVAAAKGYIDDVIPMEDTRARLIQTFAMLRDKAETRPYKKHGNMPL; translated from the coding sequence ATGACACAACCCGGGCTGGAATTGCAGGAGCTGATCGCCGCGATGGAGCAACGCCGCGCGAGGGTGGAATCGGGCGGCGGCCCCGAGCGCCAGAAGAAGCAGCGTGAGGGCGGCAAGCTCACCGCCCGCGAGCGCATCGAGCGCCTGCTCGACCCCGGCTCCTTTCTCGAACTCTCCACCTTCGTCGAGCACGGTCACAACCGACTGATGGCGGGCGTCGAGGCCCCCGGCGAGGGGGTGGTGACCGGGCGCGGCACGGTCGACGGGCGGCAGGTCTTCGTCTTCAGCCAGGATTTCACGGTGCTCGGCGGCTCGCTGGGCAAGATGAACGCCTCCAAGGTCACCAAGGTGATGGACCTCGCCGCCAAGACGGGCTGCCCGGTCATCGGCCTGAACGACTCGGCGGGCGCTCGGATTCAGGAGGGAGTGGACTCCCTCTCCGGCTACGGCGAGATCTTCTACCGCAACGCGATCTACTCGGGCGCCGTGCCGCAGATCAGCGCGATCCTGGGGCCCTGCGCGGGCGGCGCGGTGTACTCCCCCGCCCTGACCGACTTCATCCTGATGAGCCGGGGCAGCTCGTACATGTTCATCACCGGGCCGGAGGTCATCAAGTCGGTCACCCGCGAGGACGTGACCTTCGACCAGCTCGGCGGGGCGGACGTGCACACCCGCCGCTCGGGGGTGGCCCACCTCGAATACGACGGGGACGAGGCGGTCATTGACGGTATCCGCGAGCTGCTCTCGTACCTGCCCCAGAACGCCCGCGAGCAGCCGCCCGTGCGCGAGTGCCATGACCCCGTGGACCGCCGCACCGACCGCCTCCTCGACCTCGTGACCCCCGATCAGCGCAAGCCGTACGCGATGCATGACGTGATTCACGAACTCGTGGACGACGGAACCTTCCTCGAAATCCAGCCGGGCTGGGCCAGGAACATCCTCTGCGGCTTCGCGCGGCTGAACGGGCAGAGCGTGGGCATCGTGGCGAACAATCCCAAGGTGATGGCGGGGACGCTGAACATCGACGCTTCGGACAAGGCGGCGCGCTTCATCCGCACCTGCGACTGCTACAACGTGCCGATCCTGACGCTGGTGGACGTGACGGGCTTCCTGCCGGGGGTGGCGCAGGAGCACGCCGGAATCATCCGGCACGGGGCGAAGATGCTCTACGCCTACGCGGAGGCGACCGTCCCCAAGATCACCCTGATCACCCGCAAGAGCTACGGCGGGGCGTATCTCGCCATGAACAGCCGCGACATGGGCGCCGACGTGGTGTACGCCTGGCCCACCGCCGCCGTCGCCGTCATGGGTGCCGAGGGGGCCGCCAACATCGTCTACCGCCGCGACATCCAGAACTCCGAGAACCCGGAGGCCACCCGCGCCGAGAAGATCGCCCAGTACAAGGAGACCTTCGACAACCCCTACGTGGCCGCTGCCAAGGGCTACATCGACGACGTGATTCCGATGGAGGACACCCGCGCCCGTCTGATCCAGACCTTCGCCATGCTGCGCGACAAGGCGGAGACGAGGCCGTACAAGAAGCACGGGAACATGCCGCTGTAA
- a CDS encoding type II toxin-antitoxin system Phd/YefM family antitoxin, with product MTTKLRSSSRKETTPTLSASEARSNFNDLVNRVQYGGERVTVTRQGKPAAVMISVADLELLERLEDRLWGDLALERLEEEKRSGTARIDWQDLKRDLGL from the coding sequence ATGACAACGAAACTGAGGTCCTCATCACGAAAGGAGACCACCCCGACCCTGAGCGCCTCGGAGGCCCGCAGCAACTTCAATGACCTCGTGAACCGCGTGCAGTACGGTGGCGAGCGCGTCACGGTGACCCGGCAGGGCAAGCCTGCGGCGGTCATGATCAGTGTGGCGGACCTGGAGTTGCTGGAGCGGCTGGAGGATCGCCTGTGGGGTGACCTCGCCCTTGAACGACTCGAAGAGGAAAAGCGGAGCGGCACCGCAAGAATCGACTGGCAGGACCTCAAGCGAGACCTCGGCCTCTGA
- a CDS encoding type II toxin-antitoxin system RelE family toxin: MNDSKRKSGAAPQESTGRTSSETSASERHEPAATARDIRVELTRAAEKDLRDIGNRKHLGQIARKLDALSVDPKPHDARPLQGEAYRANGWNFFRVDVGEYRIVYDLDESGELLTIVTITVIGRRNDDAVYRLLGRRHG; encoded by the coding sequence TTGAACGACTCGAAGAGGAAAAGCGGAGCGGCACCGCAAGAATCGACTGGCAGGACCTCAAGCGAGACCTCGGCCTCTGAGAGACACGAGCCAGCAGCCACAGCACGCGATATTCGGGTCGAACTGACCCGGGCGGCTGAAAAAGACCTGCGGGACATCGGCAACCGCAAACATCTGGGCCAGATCGCCCGCAAGCTCGACGCTCTCTCGGTCGATCCCAAGCCACACGACGCGCGGCCTCTCCAGGGCGAGGCGTACCGGGCGAACGGCTGGAACTTCTTTCGCGTCGACGTGGGCGAGTACCGTATCGTTTACGATCTGGACGAGTCCGGTGAGCTTCTCACCATCGTGACCATAACGGTCATCGGGCGACGCAACGACGACGCCGTGTACCGACTGCTCGGGCGGCGCCACGGCTAG
- a CDS encoding MarR family winged helix-turn-helix transcriptional regulator, with translation MTQTPEPPIHDLDTMLCFNLYVASRSMVMAYRPLLEPLGLTYPQYLVMLALWNAPQPPTVKALGEWLHLDSGTLSPLLKRLEAAGHLKRHRRASDERELEVTLTPQGRALREQTANVPHLIGKRVGLSDRQVRELLGLLRQVIGNLDEGG, from the coding sequence ATGACGCAGACCCCCGAACCCCCCATCCACGACCTCGACACCATGCTGTGCTTCAACCTCTACGTGGCGTCGCGGAGCATGGTGATGGCGTACCGTCCCCTCCTCGAACCGCTGGGCCTGACCTACCCGCAGTACCTCGTGATGCTGGCCCTCTGGAATGCCCCCCAGCCCCCCACCGTCAAGGCGCTCGGCGAGTGGCTGCACCTGGATTCGGGCACCCTCTCGCCCCTCCTCAAGCGTCTGGAGGCCGCCGGGCACCTCAAGCGTCACCGCCGCGCCAGCGACGAGCGCGAGCTGGAAGTCACGCTGACCCCCCAGGGCCGGGCCCTGCGCGAGCAGACCGCCAACGTGCCCCACCTCATCGGCAAACGGGTAGGGCTCAGCGACCGGCAGGTTCGCGAGCTGCTCGGACTGCTGCGGCAGGTGATCGGGAACCTGGACGAGGGGGGCTGA
- a CDS encoding MFS transporter has protein sequence MTAARVGPGFERDRATWVTYLLLGYFAFLLNALGPLLPFLREKLGLSYAQASGHTSAFAVGSLIASVTADRLGRRFGEGAVLWGGAAGVAAGGGLIAVAPTFPLSVLGALVMGALGSLTLVQVSAVLARRHGERRPQAFAEANAVASVCSVLAPLAVGGMVAAGLGWPGVLWFAAGGLALLAAVFRRVTLAGGAGPGPTSREALPARYWRCWAVLLLVVAVEFGVAFWAADFLRGVGGLGRAAAATAVSAFLLAMLLGRLAGGALLARFPARRVVGLSLLVALPGFLVYWLAPGAAVRIVGLFVTGLGVANLYPAMLSLAVGTAPGREDVASARAALASGLAILTAPFALGALADASSLFLAQAVVPALLVLAGVALGWAERREPREGRGRPGS, from the coding sequence GTGACGGCGGCGCGGGTGGGGCCCGGTTTCGAGCGTGACCGGGCGACCTGGGTCACCTACCTGCTGCTGGGGTATTTCGCCTTTCTCCTAAATGCCCTGGGGCCGCTGCTGCCCTTCTTGCGCGAGAAGCTCGGCCTGAGCTACGCGCAGGCGAGCGGGCACACGAGCGCCTTTGCGGTGGGCTCCCTGATCGCCAGCGTGACCGCCGACCGGCTGGGGCGCCGCTTCGGGGAGGGGGCCGTGCTGTGGGGCGGCGCGGCGGGGGTGGCGGCGGGCGGGGGCTTGATCGCGGTCGCTCCGACCTTTCCCCTCAGCGTGCTCGGGGCGCTCGTGATGGGCGCGCTGGGGTCGCTGACGCTGGTGCAGGTGTCGGCGGTCCTCGCGCGGCGGCACGGCGAGAGGCGGCCCCAGGCCTTCGCGGAGGCCAACGCCGTGGCGAGCGTGTGCAGCGTGCTCGCGCCCCTGGCCGTCGGGGGGATGGTCGCCGCCGGGCTGGGCTGGCCGGGCGTGCTGTGGTTCGCGGCGGGGGGGCTGGCCCTGCTGGCCGCCGTCTTTCGACGGGTGACGTTGGCCGGAGGAGCCGGACCGGGCCCCACCTCCCGAGAAGCCCTGCCCGCCCGCTACTGGCGCTGCTGGGCCGTGCTGCTGCTCGTGGTGGCGGTGGAGTTCGGGGTGGCCTTCTGGGCGGCGGACTTCCTGCGGGGCGTGGGGGGGCTCGGGCGGGCGGCGGCGGCCACGGCGGTGAGCGCTTTCCTGCTGGCGATGCTGCTGGGGAGGCTGGCGGGCGGGGCGCTGCTCGCGCGGTTTCCCGCCCGGCGGGTGGTGGGCCTTTCCCTGCTCGTCGCGCTGCCGGGCTTCCTGGTCTACTGGCTCGCCCCGGGGGCCGCCGTGCGGATCGTGGGCCTGTTCGTGACCGGGCTCGGTGTGGCGAACCTCTACCCGGCGATGCTCTCGCTGGCGGTGGGCACGGCGCCGGGCCGCGAGGACGTGGCGAGCGCGCGGGCGGCGCTGGCCTCGGGCCTCGCCATCCTGACAGCCCCCTTCGCGCTCGGGGCCCTGGCGGACGCGTCCTCGCTCTTCCTCGCCCAGGCGGTCGTGCCCGCACTGCTCGTGCTCGCCGGGGTCGCGCTGGGGTGGGCGGAGCGGAGGGAGCCCCGGGAAGGCCGCGGGCGTCCGGGCTCCTGA
- a CDS encoding HD domain-containing protein, whose protein sequence is MPARLSRKVRGYVGKVGRLTRSLSPSHARPDDVWAAPYLTPAERRVYLGMDPRDREHACRVTRHLLRDHPRAAPELVAAALLHDCGKSIRPYRVFERVLVGLVPGRLARLVPLGPLSVRAYHPELGAELLARAGARPRVARLVARHHHAGGDPDAALLHHYDDLE, encoded by the coding sequence ATGCCCGCCCGTCTGAGCCGCAAGGTCCGGGGGTACGTGGGAAAGGTAGGGCGCCTGACCCGCAGCCTGAGCCCATCCCACGCCCGCCCCGACGATGTATGGGCGGCCCCCTACCTCACCCCCGCCGAGCGGCGCGTGTACCTGGGCATGGACCCGCGCGACCGTGAGCACGCCTGCCGGGTGACCCGCCACCTCCTGCGCGACCACCCGCGCGCCGCGCCCGAACTCGTCGCCGCCGCCCTGCTCCACGACTGCGGCAAGAGCATCCGCCCGTACCGGGTGTTCGAGCGGGTCCTGGTGGGGCTGGTGCCGGGCCGCCTCGCGCGGCTCGTGCCCCTCGGGCCCCTCTCGGTCCGCGCCTATCACCCCGAACTCGGCGCCGAACTCCTCGCCCGGGCGGGAGCGCGGCCCCGCGTCGCCCGCCTCGTCGCCCGGCATCACCACGCGGGGGGCGACCCCGACGCGGCGCTGCTCCACCACTACGACGACCTGGAGTGA
- the trxB gene encoding thioredoxin-disulfide reductase — MTSAPQDYDVVIVGGGPAGLTAAIYTGRANLKTLVLEKGLPGGQIAQTEDVENYPGFPEPISGMELSQRMVQQAEKFGARIEMEEVEAIEATPGEHGHTFTVRGYGGTYRARSVILATGANPKRLNVPGEEHFWGKGVSTCATCDGFFYRGKKVVVIGGGDAAVEEGLFLTKFAEEVTLIHRRDTLRANKVAQARAFASPKMKFIWDTAVEEIQGEDSVTGVRLRNLKTGEVQEMPTDGVFIFIGHVPNTDFVQGTVKLREDGYVEVTDEIYTSVPLLFAAGDVSDYVYRQLATSVGAGTRAAMSAERALAALEIESETVAADD; from the coding sequence ATGACGAGTGCCCCCCAGGACTACGACGTGGTGATTGTCGGCGGCGGTCCCGCCGGGCTGACGGCGGCCATCTACACGGGCCGCGCCAACCTGAAGACCCTGGTTCTCGAAAAGGGCCTGCCCGGCGGCCAGATCGCGCAGACCGAGGACGTGGAGAACTACCCCGGCTTTCCCGAGCCCATCAGCGGGATGGAACTCTCGCAGCGGATGGTGCAGCAGGCCGAGAAGTTCGGCGCGCGCATCGAGATGGAGGAGGTGGAGGCCATCGAGGCTACCCCCGGCGAGCACGGCCACACCTTCACGGTGCGGGGCTACGGCGGCACCTACCGCGCCCGCAGCGTGATCCTCGCCACCGGGGCCAACCCCAAGCGGCTTAACGTCCCCGGCGAGGAGCACTTCTGGGGCAAGGGCGTGAGCACCTGCGCCACCTGCGACGGCTTCTTCTACCGCGGCAAGAAGGTCGTCGTGATCGGCGGCGGCGACGCGGCGGTCGAGGAGGGCCTCTTCCTGACCAAGTTCGCCGAGGAGGTCACCCTGATTCACCGCCGGGACACCCTGAGAGCGAACAAGGTCGCCCAGGCCCGGGCGTTCGCCAGCCCCAAGATGAAGTTCATCTGGGACACGGCGGTCGAGGAGATCCAGGGCGAGGACAGCGTGACGGGCGTGCGGCTGAGGAACCTCAAGACGGGCGAGGTGCAGGAGATGCCCACCGACGGCGTGTTCATCTTTATCGGGCACGTGCCGAACACCGACTTCGTGCAGGGCACCGTCAAACTGCGCGAGGACGGCTACGTCGAGGTGACGGACGAGATCTACACCAGCGTGCCCCTGCTCTTCGCGGCGGGTGACGTGTCGGACTACGTGTACCGCCAGCTCGCCACCAGCGTGGGCGCCGGGACCCGGGCCGCGATGAGCGCCGAGCGGGCCCTCGCCGCGCTGGAGATCGAGTCGGAAACCGTGGCGGCGGACGACTGA
- a CDS encoding 30S ribosomal protein S1, translating to MEDQTQTPAMEGGTIQPTPGTEQTGAEQTSTGQTETPTTETSSAPAAQATPAQASPTSASTDDRDYPAMTMEDVLASEATEHQAVSRGDIVDGTVVFIGQEGIAVDVGAKVEGTIPLNQIAEEPVTLEEAQGMYKPGDKIEAYVVRVDLANSQIVLSKKRADQDKGWRVLERMQERDEAFEVEVLEKVRGGLVAQVEGIRAFLPASQVDTRRVNDLDPYVGKPLMVKLIELNRKRNRVIISHRAIMEAQKAQAREQTIGKLVPGATFEGEVVEITDFGVFVNLGGIDGLVHRSELTYGRFNHPRDVVKVGDKVQVQVIDVDEGRERINLSMKSLTEDPWQGAVEKYHIGQRVRGKVTNLTNFGAFVELEPGLEGLVHVSEMSWTKRVRHPNEVLKEGDEVEAVILRIDPKERRISLGIRQTTDDPWSALPDRYPPGTPVKGKITGMTDFGVFMEIEEGIEGLIHISELDTQRVNNPADLFKKGDEIEAVILNIDPVEQRASLSRRRALGGGGGPVRDFVSQGGGSRSDRYSGGGQGGNRGGGGGRGGRGGGADYTFNAKDASQGGGKISTKLGDVYADLFAQFGLGGDKKDDAKTEGGQDEKQGE from the coding sequence ATGGAAGACCAGACCCAGACCCCCGCCATGGAAGGCGGGACCATTCAGCCCACGCCGGGCACCGAGCAGACGGGCGCGGAGCAGACGAGCACCGGCCAGACGGAGACCCCGACCACGGAGACGAGCAGCGCTCCGGCGGCTCAGGCGACCCCGGCCCAGGCGAGCCCCACGTCGGCCAGCACCGACGACCGCGACTACCCCGCGATGACGATGGAGGACGTGCTCGCCAGCGAGGCGACCGAACACCAGGCCGTGTCACGCGGCGACATCGTGGACGGCACGGTCGTGTTCATCGGCCAGGAGGGCATCGCCGTGGACGTCGGCGCGAAGGTGGAGGGCACCATTCCCCTCAACCAGATCGCCGAGGAGCCCGTGACCCTCGAAGAAGCCCAGGGGATGTACAAGCCCGGCGACAAGATCGAGGCGTACGTCGTGCGGGTGGACCTCGCCAACAGCCAGATCGTCTTGTCCAAGAAGCGGGCCGATCAGGACAAGGGCTGGCGCGTGCTCGAGCGGATGCAGGAGCGCGACGAGGCCTTCGAGGTCGAGGTGCTTGAGAAGGTGCGCGGCGGGCTCGTCGCGCAGGTCGAGGGCATTCGGGCCTTCCTCCCGGCCTCGCAGGTGGACACCCGGCGGGTGAACGACCTCGACCCCTATGTCGGCAAGCCCCTGATGGTCAAGTTGATCGAGCTCAACCGCAAGCGCAACCGGGTGATCATCAGCCACCGCGCGATCATGGAGGCCCAGAAGGCCCAGGCGCGCGAGCAGACCATCGGCAAGCTGGTGCCCGGCGCGACCTTTGAGGGCGAGGTCGTCGAGATCACCGACTTCGGCGTCTTCGTGAACCTGGGCGGGATCGACGGGCTGGTGCACCGCAGCGAGCTGACCTACGGGCGCTTCAACCACCCCCGCGACGTGGTGAAGGTGGGCGACAAGGTGCAGGTGCAGGTCATCGACGTGGACGAGGGGCGCGAGCGCATCAACCTCTCGATGAAGTCACTGACCGAGGACCCCTGGCAGGGTGCGGTGGAGAAGTACCACATCGGCCAGCGGGTGCGCGGCAAGGTTACCAACCTCACTAACTTCGGGGCGTTCGTGGAGCTCGAGCCCGGCCTGGAGGGGCTGGTACACGTCAGCGAGATGAGCTGGACGAAGCGCGTGCGTCACCCCAACGAGGTGCTCAAGGAGGGCGACGAGGTAGAGGCCGTGATCCTGCGGATCGATCCCAAGGAGCGCCGGATCAGCCTCGGAATTCGTCAGACGACGGACGATCCGTGGAGCGCGCTGCCCGACCGTTACCCGCCCGGCACGCCCGTCAAGGGCAAGATCACCGGCATGACCGACTTCGGCGTTTTCATGGAGATCGAAGAAGGCATCGAGGGCCTGATCCACATCAGCGAACTCGATACCCAGCGGGTGAACAACCCCGCCGACCTCTTCAAGAAGGGCGACGAGATCGAGGCCGTGATCTTGAACATCGACCCCGTGGAGCAGCGCGCGAGCCTCTCGCGGCGCCGGGCGCTCGGCGGTGGAGGCGGCCCCGTGCGCGATTTTGTCAGCCAGGGCGGCGGCTCGCGCAGCGACCGGTACAGCGGGGGCGGCCAGGGCGGCAACCGTGGCGGCGGTGGCGGGCGCGGCGGACGTGGCGGCGGCGCCGACTACACCTTCAACGCGAAGGACGCTTCTCAAGGCGGCGGCAAGATCAGCACGAAGCTGGGCGACGTGTACGCCGACCTCTTCGCGCAGTTCGGTCTCGGCGGCGACAAGAAGGACGACGCCAAGACCGAGGGCGGCCAGGACGAGAAGCAGGGCGAATAA
- a CDS encoding DNA internalization-related competence protein ComEC/Rec2: MPGRHAAPAPRTASLSPTRATSGRLAWSVPLACGVIGGILLGLGMGWGLVVVGLGAALAVLDGRAAVALLALVGAGLGLGSERLNAAQPDRMAPWVGAQVTLTGDWDGQFLSLEDPPARVAVSPKPRVPPGRVVLSGRLVRPEGQDVPGGFDQAAWLRGQGGLLVPTPTTVLVGARVRQSTPEGGLRGWFRRGLTAGLGQREAALMQAVELGDRGDIGREDFGAGYSVRDAFARSGLSHLMALSGQNVALLTGAVIWLLMWLRVPLGWRYAGALLFLGPYLLLVGVSPSIFRAVLMGGAVLLGYAIGRGRPDPYGVIALAATLCLLPFPLWLLDVGFQLSFLAVLGLTLSGQAAARLPGRWPLWLRLALVATVLAELATLPVIAGNFGQLPLVGLPANLIAGVIMAALVPLGFVAGLLGPLAVAVNWLNGLLAAALLGVVEVFGRAPVLTWGEVGPAGVVAYTVTALAGVLWLRGRLRAPVALGTLLACALLTVLPGLLKPARELVFLDVGQGDSTLVRAPGLTVLVDGGGSVGSDYDVGGRTVVPALRALGVRSLSAVVATHADTDHVEGLSSVLRALPVGELWIGQRKTDDPVLTTLLTVAREEGVPVREVRRGDTVTASGVTLTVLWPAGQGWSPKDNENSVALRVESRGFRAALLGDLPAPVEARLGVGDLDLLKAAHHGSRHSTGTAILRESTPADVLISVGRNTYGHPHPDVLSRAGEVGARVWRTDRLGTVRWPLP, from the coding sequence ATGCCCGGCAGACACGCGGCGCCCGCCCCCCGGACGGCGAGCCTCAGCCCCACGCGGGCCACCTCGGGCCGCCTCGCGTGGTCCGTCCCGCTCGCCTGTGGGGTCATCGGCGGCATCCTGCTCGGGCTGGGGATGGGGTGGGGCCTGGTCGTGGTGGGCCTCGGCGCGGCGCTCGCCGTGCTCGACGGGCGGGCGGCGGTGGCGCTCCTCGCCCTCGTCGGCGCCGGGCTGGGGCTGGGCTCGGAGCGCCTGAATGCCGCCCAGCCCGACCGCATGGCCCCCTGGGTGGGCGCGCAGGTCACGCTGACGGGCGACTGGGACGGCCAGTTCCTCAGCCTCGAAGACCCGCCCGCCCGGGTGGCCGTTTCCCCCAAACCGCGCGTCCCGCCGGGCCGGGTGGTGCTGAGCGGTCGCCTGGTGCGTCCCGAGGGGCAGGACGTGCCGGGCGGCTTCGACCAGGCGGCGTGGCTGCGGGGTCAGGGCGGCCTCCTCGTGCCCACGCCCACCACCGTCCTCGTGGGGGCCCGGGTGCGGCAGAGCACGCCCGAGGGGGGCCTGCGCGGCTGGTTTCGCCGGGGCCTGACCGCTGGGCTGGGCCAGCGGGAGGCGGCCCTGATGCAGGCCGTCGAACTCGGCGACCGGGGCGACATCGGGCGCGAGGACTTCGGGGCAGGGTACTCGGTGCGCGACGCCTTCGCCCGCTCGGGCCTCTCGCACCTGATGGCGCTGAGCGGCCAGAACGTCGCCCTGCTGACGGGCGCCGTGATCTGGCTGCTGATGTGGCTGCGGGTGCCGCTGGGGTGGCGGTACGCGGGGGCGCTCCTCTTCCTGGGGCCGTACCTGCTGCTCGTCGGCGTGTCCCCCAGCATCTTCCGGGCGGTGCTGATGGGCGGCGCGGTGCTCCTCGGGTACGCCATCGGGCGCGGGCGGCCTGATCCCTACGGCGTCATCGCCCTCGCCGCCACCCTCTGCCTGCTGCCCTTTCCGCTGTGGCTGCTCGACGTGGGGTTCCAGCTCTCCTTCCTGGCCGTCTTGGGACTCACCCTCTCCGGGCAGGCGGCGGCGCGGCTCCCGGGGCGCTGGCCGCTGTGGCTGCGCCTTGCCCTCGTCGCCACGGTGCTCGCCGAACTCGCCACCCTGCCCGTCATTGCGGGGAACTTCGGGCAACTGCCCCTCGTGGGCCTGCCCGCCAACCTGATCGCCGGGGTGATCATGGCCGCGCTCGTGCCCCTGGGCTTCGTGGCGGGGCTGCTCGGTCCGCTCGCCGTGGCGGTGAATTGGCTCAACGGTCTCCTTGCGGCGGCGCTGCTCGGCGTGGTCGAGGTGTTCGGGCGGGCACCGGTGCTGACCTGGGGCGAGGTCGGCCCCGCGGGCGTGGTCGCCTACACCGTCACGGCCCTCGCGGGGGTGCTGTGGCTGCGGGGCCGCCTCCGTGCTCCTGTGGCCCTCGGCACGCTCCTCGCCTGCGCCCTCCTCACCGTGCTGCCCGGCCTGCTGAAACCCGCGCGGGAGCTGGTCTTCCTCGATGTCGGCCAGGGCGACAGCACGCTCGTGCGCGCTCCCGGCCTGACGGTCCTCGTGGACGGCGGCGGCTCGGTGGGCAGTGACTACGACGTGGGCGGGCGGACGGTCGTCCCCGCCCTGCGCGCCCTGGGGGTGAGGAGTTTGTCGGCGGTGGTCGCCACCCACGCCGACACGGACCATGTCGAGGGGCTGTCCAGCGTGCTGCGCGCCCTCCCTGTCGGTGAACTCTGGATCGGGCAGCGCAAGACGGACGACCCGGTGCTGACCACCCTGCTCACCGTCGCCCGCGAGGAGGGCGTGCCCGTGCGCGAGGTCCGGCGCGGCGATACGGTCACGGCGAGCGGCGTCACCCTGACCGTCCTGTGGCCCGCCGGGCAGGGGTGGAGCCCCAAGGACAACGAGAACAGCGTCGCCCTGCGGGTCGAGTCGCGCGGCTTCCGCGCTGCCCTGCTCGGCGACCTGCCCGCCCCCGTTGAGGCGCGGCTGGGCGTGGGTGACCTCGACCTGCTCAAGGCCGCGCACCACGGCAGCCGCCACAGCACGGGCACGGCGATCCTGCGGGAGAGCACCCCCGCCGACGTGCTGATCAGCGTGGGCCGCAACACCTACGGCCACCCGCACCCGGACGTGCTCTCCCGCGCCGGGGAGGTCGGCGCCCGCGTGTGGCGCACCGACCGTCTCGGCACCGTGCGCTGGCCGCTGCCCTGA
- a CDS encoding ComEA family DNA-binding protein yields MFSSERSWTLLLAGGVLTVGVLALGPVLLPHAQAPTVTHADLSPPAQVQEAAPEYPTAESVRPLISGRVNLNSASVEQLEALPKVGPALAARIVAGRPYRSLADLDRVSGIGPSTLSALTPLVTF; encoded by the coding sequence GTGTTCAGCTCGGAACGTTCCTGGACGCTGCTTCTCGCGGGCGGCGTCCTGACGGTGGGGGTGCTGGCCCTCGGCCCCGTCCTCTTGCCCCACGCGCAGGCTCCCACCGTGACCCACGCCGACCTTTCCCCCCCGGCCCAGGTTCAGGAGGCCGCCCCCGAGTACCCGACGGCGGAGAGCGTGAGGCCCCTCATCTCGGGGAGGGTCAACCTCAACTCAGCCTCGGTCGAGCAGCTCGAAGCCCTGCCGAAGGTCGGCCCTGCCCTCGCCGCGCGGATCGTGGCGGGCAGGCCCTACCGCAGCCTCGCCGACCTCGACCGGGTGAGCGGGATCGGGCCCTCCACCCTCTCGGCCCTCACGCCCCTCGTGACCTTCTGA